The Chaetodon auriga isolate fChaAug3 chromosome 3, fChaAug3.hap1, whole genome shotgun sequence genome has a window encoding:
- the bphl gene encoding valacyclovir hydrolase isoform X1: MALFLLGGRFFKCRTDIKRAMSAIQPYCSSVSSGRQHVNGVDLYYEQTGRGKHALLLLPGALGSTRTDFGPQLKSLNKERFTIVGWDPRGYGQSRPPDRDFPLDFFERDAKDAVDLMKALGFSKFSLLGWSDGGITALIAAAKNPDLIRKLVVWGANAFISQHDLELYNVVRDVSNWSVKMRKPMEELYGAQVFPKIWEAWVDGVAQFAKRPEGSICVEFLPLISSPTLIIHGERDPMVPNFHAQYLLKYIKGSRLHLIPEGKHNLHLKYADEFNKLVEDFLEK, translated from the exons ATGGCGTTGTTTTTACTCGGAGGACGTTTCTTTAAATGCAGAACTGACATTAAGAGGGCGATGTCAGCCATCCAGCCATACTG CTCGTCAGTGTCCTCAGGCAGGCAGCATGTTAATGGAGTGGATCTGTACTATGAGCAGACAGGCAGGGGGAAACACGCCTTGCTGTTGCTTCCTGGTGCTTTAG GAAGCACTCGGACAGATTTTGGACCTCAGCTGAAGTCTTTGAATAAGGAACGCTTCACTATAGTTGGCTGGGATCCCCGTGGTTACGGACAGTCCCGACCCCCAGACAGAGACTTCCCCCTCGACTTCTTTGAGAGGGATGCAAAGGATGCAGTAGATCTGATGAAG GCTTTGGGCTTTAGCAAGTTCTCTCTGCTGGGGTGGAGTGATGGAGGAATCACAGCTCTCATTGCAGCAGCGAAGAACCCCGACCTGATCAGAAAGCTGGTCGTATGGGGAGCCAACGCCTTTATCTCTCAGCATGACCTCGAGCTTTACAATG TGGTCCGTGACGTTTCCAATTGGAGTGTGAAGATGAGAAAGCCCATGGAGGAGTTGTACGGAGCACAAGTCTTTCCTAAAATCTGGGAGGCCTGGGTAGATGGAGTGGCACAATTTGCAAAAAGACCAGAAG GGAGTATCTGCGTGGAGTTTCTACCCCTAATCAGCAGTCCAACCCTCATCATCCATGGAGAGAGAGACCCCATGGTGCCCAACTTCCACGCACAGTACCTCCTTAAATACATAAAGGGATCACG ATTACACCTGATACCAGAGGGTAAACACAATCTCCACCTGAAGTATGCTGATGAATTCAACAAATTGGTCGAAGACTTTTTGGAAAAATGA
- the bphl gene encoding valacyclovir hydrolase isoform X2, giving the protein MATTADHASSSVSSGRQHVNGVDLYYEQTGRGKHALLLLPGALGSTRTDFGPQLKSLNKERFTIVGWDPRGYGQSRPPDRDFPLDFFERDAKDAVDLMKALGFSKFSLLGWSDGGITALIAAAKNPDLIRKLVVWGANAFISQHDLELYNVVRDVSNWSVKMRKPMEELYGAQVFPKIWEAWVDGVAQFAKRPEGSICVEFLPLISSPTLIIHGERDPMVPNFHAQYLLKYIKGSRLHLIPEGKHNLHLKYADEFNKLVEDFLEK; this is encoded by the exons ATGGCAACAACGGCTGATCACGCGTC CTCGTCAGTGTCCTCAGGCAGGCAGCATGTTAATGGAGTGGATCTGTACTATGAGCAGACAGGCAGGGGGAAACACGCCTTGCTGTTGCTTCCTGGTGCTTTAG GAAGCACTCGGACAGATTTTGGACCTCAGCTGAAGTCTTTGAATAAGGAACGCTTCACTATAGTTGGCTGGGATCCCCGTGGTTACGGACAGTCCCGACCCCCAGACAGAGACTTCCCCCTCGACTTCTTTGAGAGGGATGCAAAGGATGCAGTAGATCTGATGAAG GCTTTGGGCTTTAGCAAGTTCTCTCTGCTGGGGTGGAGTGATGGAGGAATCACAGCTCTCATTGCAGCAGCGAAGAACCCCGACCTGATCAGAAAGCTGGTCGTATGGGGAGCCAACGCCTTTATCTCTCAGCATGACCTCGAGCTTTACAATG TGGTCCGTGACGTTTCCAATTGGAGTGTGAAGATGAGAAAGCCCATGGAGGAGTTGTACGGAGCACAAGTCTTTCCTAAAATCTGGGAGGCCTGGGTAGATGGAGTGGCACAATTTGCAAAAAGACCAGAAG GGAGTATCTGCGTGGAGTTTCTACCCCTAATCAGCAGTCCAACCCTCATCATCCATGGAGAGAGAGACCCCATGGTGCCCAACTTCCACGCACAGTACCTCCTTAAATACATAAAGGGATCACG ATTACACCTGATACCAGAGGGTAAACACAATCTCCACCTGAAGTATGCTGATGAATTCAACAAATTGGTCGAAGACTTTTTGGAAAAATGA